The Leptospira mtsangambouensis DNA window TTCCGTATTTTCTATATTTTCGCATAACACAACCAGAGTTGTGTAAGTTATGTTATTTTGTCAATCAGGCAATTAATATATCAATTTAGAATGGACAGTTTGTTCGAAGAAAGGAGTAGATTTTTAACCTGAAAGTTCCGGGTTATACGGATTTCATTCCAACGTAAGCGTATTCTGTCACCGTTTGGATGAATTTTTCCATTTCTTTCGGGTCGTTTTTCATCTGCAATCGGCCTTCTAAAAATAACATAGCAATTCCGTGAATCATCGCCCAAGAAGCTAAGGTTTTTTCTCTGGTATTTCCTTTTTCTAAATGACCCAAAGATTGGCCCAGTCGAATGATCTCATGTAACTGGCGATAGGTTCTCCTGGAAACAGCCAGCAATGTTGGATGGGTTTTTGCATCCACTCCAGTTCCACCAAACATAATCCTTGCGAACTGCCTGTTTTCCATAATGAACTGGAAGTAGGTCCAACCGAGGGCTCTGTATCTTCCTTTAAAGTCTTGGTCAGTTTTTTCTAATTCTTTTTGATAAGTTTCAAAATACTTTTGGAATCCGATTTCGGCTAAGGCTGAAAACAAAGCATGTTTATTTTCAAAATGGTGGTAGGTGGCGACATGGCTCACTCCCGCTTTTGCGGCCACTTTGCGGAGTGAGATATCTTCGAGAGAAGTGGTTCCGAGGAGTTCCAAACCTGCTTGGACCAATGCTTCTTTCACATTCATTCCATTTTCTTTTG harbors:
- a CDS encoding TetR/AcrR family transcriptional regulator, which encodes MAISRKKTIPKKPKAVGRPSKENGMNVKEALVQAGLELLGTTSLEDISLRKVAAKAGVSHVATYHHFENKHALFSALAEIGFQKYFETYQKELEKTDQDFKGRYRALGWTYFQFIMENRQFARIMFGGTGVDAKTHPTLLAVSRRTYRQLHEIIRLGQSLGHLEKGNTREKTLASWAMIHGIAMLFLEGRLQMKNDPKEMEKFIQTVTEYAYVGMKSV